The following is a genomic window from Acidobacteriota bacterium.
GATGTCGGCCGCGAGCCCTTCGCCGACGTGCTTACCCGGGAAGGACGCAAGCTTGTCCAAGGTGGTTACGTGGTCCCCGCCGACATGACCGAACCGGAGATCAAGCGATTGGTGGAGTTCGACCCTGCGCGCATCGCGGGTCGCGTCTTCCTTGCCTCGCACTACCCCGCCGACCCGGCGCTCTACTATCCGGGTCTTGAAGTCCTGCTGCTGCAGCTGCCGGCGGAGGTCATCGTCGCCGGGATGGAGGATGGCCCCGCCACGCACGCCGGCGTCCACTGGGGCGACGTGGTCCTCGCCGTCAATGGCAAGGATGTCAAAGGCCTCTCCGCCGAAGAGCTGGAGAAACGCTTCTCCAGCGCCACGCCGGCGAAGATGCGCCTGCGCGTCCGGCGGCTCGACCAGGAGCGCGAGTTCGAGTTCCCACTGTGGAGGGCTGCGGACGTCCTGAAAGTGAACCAGAAGCAGCTCGTCCAGGGACAAGTGATGCCCGCCGGCGTCGCCGAGAAAGACCAGCACTGCTTCCTCAGAGAATAAGAAAATAAAAGAAGACGCACCTTACAATAGTCAAACGCGCCCGTAGCTCAATGGATAGAGCACGGGATTTCTAATCCCGTGGTTGCAGGTTCGAGTCCTGCCGGGCGCGCCACTGCTTGCCGGCGTGCGCCACAGTCCTGCCGGGCGCCGCCACTACTTTCCTACGACGACCGTTGGTGTTCTTTCTTGTGTTGCGCGGAGAGTTGGACGAGCGCGTTCTCCACCAGCTTCAGCCCCACGTTCCAGCGCCGCCGAGCTTCATCTTCGTCGTCGCCGTAGCCGGAGAGATAGAAAGTGAAGTAGTACCCGGCGTCGGAGTCTCGCTCGCCGCCGCCGGCGTTGGCCTCGGCATCACTCTCACGGTGGTAGTAGCAGCGGCGCACGATGAACTCCGCTGCCGCCGATATCTCCGGCGCGCGCTGCAGCAGCTTGGCCAGGCGTTCGGCGAACGCCTCATGCTCCTCGAACTGGAAGCGCGCCTCGCGCCGGGTGAAGATCAGGTCGATGTAGGAGCCGAACTTCCATGCCGCGCCGTAGATCTGCTCTGCTTCGGCGAGTTCGTTCGCTATCCAGGTATCGCACTTCGCCGTCTCCAGCAGCGAGACACTCGAATTCACCGTGACCAGGAACTCGCCCAGTTCGCGGTTATCGTGCGCCTCACGCACCTCGAGCAGCAGCTCCGGACGGCGCTTCAAGTCGTAATAGCGCTGCGTGCCGTCCGCAGACGCCCACGGCAGCTCGAGCGCGTCGTCCTCGGGGCCGAGTTCGACCAGGAAGTCGGATCGCATCCCCCTCATCAGAGCATGAACCTTGGCGGGACGGCGAGTCTTTTTCTGCGGCTATCCCACCTTAATGCTCTCCCGTCTTCTGCTGCCCTCCCCCCGGCTGGGCAGCCGCCGCAGGCTCGAGCGCCCCTATTCTTGTGCCTCTTCATGCTTGTGCTTCCCAGCCTGCCCGGATGGGACATTGGA
Proteins encoded in this region:
- a CDS encoding PDZ domain-containing protein; this encodes MSTRSVQAAFAATALIIAGAMAVLCAPLASAQQPPEFVIGVDFVNPKPECPVFIGHVTPKSPAEKAGLKAGDVIAAIDGVPIATLADMSKVQSDKLKPVRIEVARADGKHSYDVGREPFADVLTREGRKLVQGGYVVPADMTEPEIKRLVEFDPARIAGRVFLASHYPADPALYYPGLEVLLLQLPAEVIVAGMEDGPATHAGVHWGDVVLAVNGKDVKGLSAEELEKRFSSATPAKMRLRVRRLDQEREFEFPLWRAADVLKVNQKQLVQGQVMPAGVAEKDQHCFLRE